GGCGCCGCTCCCAGCTGCTGCCACGCGGTGGCCGCGCCCTTGCACGTGTGTTCCCCGTAGTAGGCGATCTCGTACGCCGCCGGCTGGTCCTGCGTCTGCTGCACCCGCCGCGTCGCGTTGCATCCCTGGTCCTTGTGCGCGCAGCGGTAGTAGAGCCTGCAGAGGGATTATCAGCACGCATCGGTCAGTCGATTGCCACGACGGAATGGAACGGATTGAGCTGATGAGCGCCTGAGCCTTCTGAAACTACAAACTCGTGCTACTTGCCTCGGGTGCTTGTGTCCGTTGATGTCCTTCTGCCCGTACTTCCTCCAGATGAAGCCGTCCACCGTCGTGCCGCTGGTCACCTCCTTGGTCGCCTCTGCGCCGCGCGCCCTGCGAAATTGAACGGCAACACTCATCATCGTGCTGCTTTTCGGCTGCCGAACAAATATGTGCAAGAGGGAGGGAGACGGCAACGGCAGGCGGCAGCCTCACCTTCTCTTGAGTGGCGGCCCCGGAGGAGGAGACCAGCTGGTGCCTCCTCCCGCTGCTGCTGCGTCTTGGTGGTactcggccgccgccgccgccgccttcctctTGCGCccgctggtggcggcggcggtggcgctgagCGCGTCGATGACGCGGCCGCAGCAGCGGAGGATCTCGGCGGCGAGCTCCTGGTGCGGCGACGACGCCGCAGGGGACGCGGCCCGGAGCAGGTCCCCGAGGTGCGCCGCGGACTGCTGCCCCATGGTCATCAGCTCCAGGACCACGGCGGCCGGGGTGTCCAGCGTCATGACTGCCGCTCGATAGATGCTTATTGTATCGATGCGTCTGCTCGAGTGCTACTGCGCTAGTTGCCTCACACAGACACACTCTCGAGGGGTCGAGGGCTCGAGGCTCACCGCTCACTCGATGGCGTTGGTGTCCAGGTCCGTCTCTGTGGCGGATCCTGCGGGCTGAGCCGCCCAGGGCCGACGAGACGAGGGTAGTAAGACTAAGATGCAGGGACAGTGAGCTTGCCGCACTCGATATTTATAGACCTCGTCTCGTAGGCGAGCCAAGGGAAGGGAAGCCGCAGGAAGCGGTCCACGAGTAGTATGCGACAAGGCGGCAAGGCCCATCTGCTCTGCTGCTCCTTTCTCTGGGACGCTCCCCGCTGACGTACTAGTACAACTGTACTAGAGCCCAAGGCCTGAGCTGTAGCTACACGTTGGCATCATCCGCCGAGCTTGCTAGCGCCCTGTTCACTTATGctcaaatttgacttatgctgattgttatgctgaaatattatgagagaaaataCTGCCCATAACTAAAAAAAATAATGCTGAATAAGATCAAGCGCGTAACTCTCTGCCCTGTGGAGCTTAAGAGAATCTGGAGAGCAGATGATTAGACTATGACAAGGCGTATGCACTGATTAGATAGATTACGATCACCAAGGCTAATCTTTTTGATACGCTCGCACGCGGTCCGGGCGACCCGGAGCCGGATCGTCAAATGGAACATATACATACGTGACCGTACACGCCGATGCCGTAAAGTGGTTAGCACCAAAACATGTTGCGCACTTGTTTATACCACaattattattatatttataatCCATGCGCACACCAGTAGAATATATATATAGCGCTTCGTTcaaccacccccacccccacccccacaacCCCAGGCTCATAGAGAGGTGAGGGCGGTTGAACGATGCGCTTGCTACACGTGCTACACGTCACGTACTCACATGGGTTCAGTTGAGCTCAGTCCAGTGTGTACATATGCGTCCCTCTCTAGTCGCGGTAACTGCCAAGCTCTTGTATATTCTACAGTAATTAGTGTACTAATATACATCGGTCTCTAGAGTATCGCTCGAATATGATTTGATTTCCGCTTGATTACGCGATGGATCAGCCCCGGCCCCCATGTGCCAAACGCGTGGTCAGCGGTTCCGCGGTCGCTGCCGTGGCATCGATACCTAGCTGGCTAGCTCCATCGCTAGTGTGATTAATGACACGCTGAGCGAGCACAAGCAATGCCCCGTGTGTGTGTGTCCGTGTGCGTACGCGAGATTCCGACCGGAGCAAGGCAGAAATAGAAAAAGGCAAGTGCCCCACGTTTGaagggaaacaaaaaaaaacgGCAACTGCCCCAGGGGGCCCGCCGGGCCGGACGAGCGAGgttaacatgcatgcatgcactgatGCACGGTTCCGATACTAAATGATCCCATCAAGCAGCGCTCTGTCGAAGGTTCGGTATCAACCGTAACGTACTCCGGCGATCCGATCCGTCTCGAGTTCAATGTACCCTCTGTGGTAGGCGAAAAGCCACGTATATTTGTAGCCCTAACATAAAAAGTTAAAAACCAAATTaagccaagaaaaagaagaagggttcACCGTATGGGATcataccgcgatcgatgtccagagacacgcgggggcttaccgtatgggacttttagcggcccctacaatgtcgtagggggagatgtcggcgcctacaatactatttgtgtcttggtggctgcagagtactgtttcgcgTAGGGTATGTGTTGACataaaatgtgacgcactgtgcctcacacacagcaagccgaaaagcgtagcttcaatcgggttcccgggcgtttcgttatccggaagcgtgccagtcagtttgacctgaaaaaactaacaagggataaaacaattaaatgtcaaaccggaacatgtcgggtaataccagacagttccacatatccgcccctgaagccacttacaacgacatacagctatagagagctgtctgccaatgagttcataaaccgtttcggctaatcgtaagatgaatgcacgtggaaacctgaacgccgaatacacatgcatgggaagacatatttgaacaagtgaaattaattatgtgttaacgcataaccaaactcggcagtccagccgaattggggtccatgaagaaggaacgtgcaaataaaaatgattaaactaatccaaaacctgcatctgccgcacgacacctggttttgttaaagcttaaacatgattaacatgcatgaacccgcgacatgtgacaacctagattaaaataattcggccattatgagcacactatctagttgcaaagatattatgaaaaagcaatgatcgttgaaacacgaataaaaccacaagagagagaaggccgaacaatatcaatctagattgggaagaagtgtgttacaaatatatatatataaaatgttccgtaacatgcaacactggataacttaatgaatctatttagattttccatatctaaaagagccgataactatcttgctttcactaagcatattgagtaaacgcctgccgcacggtatctacccatacacaaagcataagcagagacttcttgattgtcaagcaaagatccgccgcacgaccattgaaaacaaacaagactacttgcatcacgtctaaatccaccgcatgatactaaacatgataacaaggttgtcggaacttacggaggtcgacggatcgatgattcctctcgaagaactcgacgacacaacaagaggactcgaaagttggcacggggccggttgtattgatttggttgtgaaccccttttacaatggtcgagggtcaatatttataccctagacaaaacgtgagtcctagaggactatgattcacaaaggaacttctaaacaaacttggaaacttacgattccttactctaaacttatagattcctttattattacaactctcatctttccgatcggtcttgcctgccatcttctgttttcccgaatggagttaccgccttctagagtaaccgaccgcacaagcatttagccgatcgctcgttttgtttgccgaacacccttcttcccgcatgtgggtctacctgtcatcttccagaattgactaaaatccagtgttaacacatgccccctcaatttcgggataaaagttgttttattctgaaattgaccacaagctctttcatcctcctaggtcatcaccgttcaaaaccgcagccgctgcccaaaaattcaagctttcagcacaacctcggacctccttcaaatcttcaatggcgacccaggatgaaatcccagaggtaaactttacttatattcagcaactttcattttatcctcccgctcctcttttgatttactcccctctgatttcaatcatcttctaaaggaatacaagagccagattttgatcccctatgctgccaacctcgactcctatttcctcggcccaatgggaaatcctgacccctctgaaattattgagaaggaaacccaaagaattcctttcaagtctgggattacctcgtcaaaccgatggccaaacacgttcaagaattggccatttcccccaatcaccggatggcgtaactggtataggagaatgctggagaaaagcagcagccactgggaaagtcaggacatcagtcattgtctggagttatccttagcagagacacccaggaatgattcccttttgatagcagcttctcatttttggtctgacgctatcaatgcctttatctttggtcatggtattatgaccatcactctagccgacgtattcatgatgactggcttgaatgtgtcattgccagtatatccctacaagtacaagagcaaaagtaatcaaagagccatcagctctggatgtggatgggtcaaacatattcagaactacatgaatgcatctggcgccgtctctgacaaagagttgaaagccttcatgaatatgtggctatgcagattcatcttctgtggaaaatccaatgaaccaaccctgaatcacatggtaatggctgaagacttagctgcaggcactcagatcccactaggcaaatatctcttagggtctgcttatcatatgatgcatcagatcacccttcagatgcgccaaggtggagaaatttcttgtgtgaatggtccctggtggctaattcaaatgtggctccagctatatatgcatcagataacccctgtgagcctcttcaacctaagttttccctcagttaactatgctgaaggcagcacagcaaaggttaaggcttgtcagacttatagggaagcagcatcatctataagcattgatatagacattggtcatttcttcaagctatttttcaaaggattcggcaatgtgctctggtttccttacagagaaaatgaaaatctgactttgccctgcaagtttagctatgaaattggttgttcaggccaagaatccacgaagattttcaactcctttatcaaaccttgcactttgccagccgaatttcatcatgggagattagtacaatccacctatgaattctattatccaaacatggtggccagacaattaggatgtggccaactgcctccaaaattcctcttctcaacaatcataaagtcaagggaagtaataacagaaggaatggaagccaagaaggtctttgaattaggatgggaattgccaatatacgaaccatctccatttgggctaatagatgttgcttaTCCCTTCTTTatttcttggtggcaagaatggcatgctcatatcttcaatatatcagttcattctttatgcaaaaacttgcaacccgattttgcttctgacagtgaggtaatttcattatgcccatcatttcttgttcttgaatccacttcttattttattatctggtcatgcacaggatcttgagtttactcccccagccaaagcaatccagtactattcggctggtcccaagcctgctctggggtttgatgctcaaaacttaaaggaattcatgaaaacttctgcaactttggattcggcacctttaaaggcactcatgagaactcctgctacttcagctgctgcatcttcaagaggaaaaagcaaaaggagaacatctgacaattttctcttacccaagaaaccaaggaccaagaaagccagattatccCCTAAGGCATGAATCTTTTATTTTCTTATCATGTCAACAATCTCACTTAGCAGTAAGCCTGACTACCTCtatattcattacttccattgcagccacaagtcaaaattcccacactgggcaatacctcagtgcctgcagaaccaacccctgaagtttctactgaagataaagaaattcatgatagcgaaatttcagagactcatgaagctgaaggtttaaaagctcataaacctgatgagactataggtaacaccgTTCAGCCAATTCTTTTTTTCCTAAATAACAcctatctcttatgctcattatcatttactttattgaaaatagatgaaatcttagatgaactggcaagggaaacttctcttgatcaagctccaaacttgtcccttctgaaccttcagccaggttccccagcaagccagggtataacccattcTAATGATCAATCAGCTCAGCAGGTAATGTCTTGtctcacactatattttagcaaaattacccaatcagctaacacctcctttcttctcctttctttagaagaacatcactaaaccgaccactagttactccttctctattgagaaCTATaccattgagaaaggtgaagagattacttctcatcaaaccctatcgctggaaaatcaggcccggctaaaagaagtgatcactctgctgaataaggataccattagtctggttcaggatgcagaccagataaaagacctccttgaactcattgatcaagatatcccctctgctctcaaggctcccctagaatctgcagcccatcttgatgaccatttTGCTATGGTGAGGAGGGCAACCAAGAATATATCTTCGAGGACCGCTCTACAGAaagatagatctttgaaaaagctggagattaaagatcttcactctcatatccagactacgagaaattccttggcaaccttggagcctgaactgaaagccatggaggatgaaaaaagcagactagaagctcaactagccgaactgaatgccaaaattcagtctcacagggcccatataactaatttgccgaagaacatagaagcagcttcactaaagatagcttcgaccatcaaagaagattagcagatcaaaactaagttatccagcatccagagttccgaagatgaagatcaaaaagtgctagataatgttagccgaatcagaactgaggccatagaggcaatcaatcatcttctgaaccagtagacattgggtttgtaataaacttaagtgcgatatcctctttcccttgattaaccaactttatgtttacttattttcattcgttcgaaacaagcaatcggccattttcctttaaattactcgattagaatgtagctgattgtctccattcttccaatagccgaacgaatcctaacttaaatgttgtgagggtatagccgaataATGCTGGCTCCAACAAAATAGGGAGACAGTTGAGCGACATTCGATTTAACCCATGCATGGCCCAGCCCAGTAATGGCCCAGttgaaagggaaaaaccctactccaccgttTGGTATTCTCGCCCCACGATTCCGTAGAATTCGCCACGATCCTTCActccggcttataaatagacccttccattagccttcatcgctatctttgCTTTAGCATTCTCACATccatctcctccacttccttcgttcgattcattccagaagaaaaccctaacttCCATCAGAGCAAATGATGAACAGTGGCAACcatggcaagcgtcctgccgacggagaagctgaaggaagcagagcatcgcgctgccggtgtcgtgggtatgattcggctttttgcccccttttcAATTTCCctgttcatctcttagtttcgatctttccttcctcattcatcaggataagggtcatcagctccagccaataccatctccttcctccagtgacggcagctcaaccgggaactccatcatccggctcctccgagtcttccagctcttcaagctcttaccattccaatccttggggttcggcagaaccagcagatgcacaccatccatactctcacgaaGAGGCGCTCAAgcttcgccaggagagggacaaagcccgggaggagctatgcgacgtctccaagaagttcggcatcgatcaagccgaatgggaggaccagcggaagcaattctgcgacgccatcaccggtttgatatccccatttggttttatcattctggtTTCCCTTGCTTGCTGATCTATTTTTTCtcttctgcccagctctttctgcggagaatgatcgcctgaaggcggcggcgaacaagattgccgacaaggtgaatgcccagggggagacatccgaagcacgccttgatgctgtggacggccgcattgatcaggccgtcatccaaggtgtgcacctcggcgcttctctcgggttggcggcaatgacctcccaaaccaacaaggactactcctcccagccagttggcttcgttggaggacgcccggacgagatcgacgacattgatgaacgtctggaggcctacgatgatcatgctgCTACCCTTgctgaaatcacaaacccccagtccgtcctcaacaagttatttgaggagtagtttgtattaggatggacttttataaataatctcgtcctttggaataatacttatttctttgattcttttcggtaaaactccacttgcgactgtcagaaaaatgctgaaaacaacctaGTTTTGAATAAACATTCtggtgctagaggcgatgcaaactgcatcggctatcttgtgctaaaggcgatatgaacgatatcggctattctcaatcttgtatctgatttttaggctaaaggcgatatgaacaatatcggctattctcagtcttatattcgatttttaggccaaaggcgattttctcttcgtcggtttttctgatctacattcatgaaccaacctcaacactggggtagtatttcttaagaaatcttccattaatagctctggtaaactcctctccaaataaagtctttaatatgtatgcattgccaggtacacattctacaattcggaaaggaccttcccaatttggagaccatttgccgaacgctttatcctttgttccaactggcaatatagttttccaaaccaaatctccttctgcgaattgcttcagcctaacccttttgttataatacttggcaatgcgcattttgtttttcttttttttttgtatatcggtactatatttgaaatccactctgcatacttgcatggccgaatgaagtttgcttctatcaacctttcaacctccttcttcacattggccaatacttcctctttgtatatcttccttggaggttgtttataaggacgaaatccaggtttaatgggtaatcgatgctcaacaatggaacgatccaatccaggcatttctgtgtaatcccaagcaaaacaatctttaaattccttcaaCAGATTTattaactttgatttatattctgggtctaacttcgcactaatatacatcggccttggcttagaatcatcaccaacatcaatttcttccaatttatcagccgacataaaaccacgtcccaactttcctttgttgccatcgacgggatttcccattaaaaattgctatgagagccgactgcttggatcggctgttggccttcgctgaaaacatttacaggaccttctttccacacttttccagagaaacaatcgataCCCTCATATTCCtaataggtagattctgtggcagcaacactcaccgaattatcagcatgtacaacttcaacatcatctccaatccattgaatgagaatttgatgcatagttgaaggaatgcaacaattagcatggatccaatctctgcccaagagtagactatatgcccccttacCATCAATGAcgaaaaaggtagtaatcagagttttagaTCCAATGGtcaactcgacatggatagcacctcgggtatcggaaggattgccagcgaAGTCcttaagcaccatgtcagttttcaacaattcttcattagtcatcccaagtttcctgaaggtagtataaggcatgatattgatagcagcccctccatcaacaaacatcttggtcaaaggcttgccattgacatatccttttaaatagagtggtctcaagtgacgattcttgattggtttgtcaaaaacagcctgctgtgttaatacaagctgagccatcaaatcctgacattcactttcatcaaaatcagaatacacctcttcttggacatcttggctttcgggagctataaactctgatggaaggaagaaagccatgcaagcattagccgaaggaccacatccatcaggcttctttttaggatgccatatttgctttgtttcggtaacttcctgttccaactccctattcctcaatagttgcactcttcttttctgacttttcctcaggcctggaggacaccactgtcctttttgccatatgtatttatagaagtcagcttcttcatcatacactctatcatgaatccaacatgaacctgcaactcttttcctttgctgattctcaaagtcatctatttttaagcgccgatcatcttcaggaaccttcgttccaagtctttcatagacgggacggcggttgactcgagattgcctatattcggagtactgagcactacactccggacaattatttcttgcaggcaacctcaagccttcattccaacaatgcctaaagaacgaacaaccctaatgagactgctcctgttctgtcatgtattcttcttgctcccttcggtatacttcttcctcatacctccggcattcttccataaaccattgtttcttacaatattccttctcttgttccctctgccacttgtttagcaaaatacgtgatgtaactctaggtttggaagtttgacctttctcggttcggctattctgaaaccaaaCTCGTTGCTGTAGCTCTTTACTGGTGACTTGTCGATccaggtcaacagcaccactctcctttgctctatcagaagtcaacactttcaccttgcctttacctttgagatcattggcaaagaccatattcatagagaaagaaatcatattttgtggaaaaggctgatcatcaattttcatcttgccatcaaacctcaagtgtccctcttggatagctttctggattcgtatcctgaacactcggcaatcattgatagagtgagaattagtgttatggaagccacaatactttttgtctttcactccttcaggacgtagcataggatgtccttctggcaacttgatgcgtccttcctttatcaacaatgcaaaaagtctatctgctttagtaacatcaaaatcataggttcccttttgttgtttcaaccagcgttgactaactt
The Miscanthus floridulus cultivar M001 unplaced genomic scaffold, ASM1932011v1 os_1740, whole genome shotgun sequence genome window above contains:
- the LOC136534275 gene encoding transcription factor WRKY45-2-like gives rise to the protein MTLDTPAAVVLELMTMGQQSAAHLGDLLRAASPAASSPHQELAAEILRCCGRVIDALSATAAATSGRKRKAAAAAAEYHQDAAAAGGGTSWSPPPGPPLKRRARGAEATKEVTSGTTVDGFIWRKYGQKDINGHKHPRLYYRCAHKDQGCNATRRVQQTQDQPAAYEIAYYGEHTCKGAATAWQQLGAAPAVVDFGSNSWGSADTNRGSTASMSQGGWSPSASSEVGFEALHDTAAPDPVIEFLDGCFGWESVLQDRFDFGDLLHDIATFQ